A single genomic interval of Anthonomus grandis grandis chromosome 17, icAntGran1.3, whole genome shotgun sequence harbors:
- the LOC126746524 gene encoding LOW QUALITY PROTEIN: mitochondrial ribonuclease P protein 1 homolog (The sequence of the model RefSeq protein was modified relative to this genomic sequence to represent the inferred CDS: substituted 1 base at 1 genomic stop codon), translating to MYVLKRTFLLSTAFSKRTLYNSLRVPPIAELHTGFHSFLTRQFSSNAEEQVQQDDEYLSQDAIDSITKGDKELEHKLKVIMLETDVLRQEGRLVPPNEFMKPELWANLLKLSSRNARKNYLDFLFKLHIKKQNLRKKENNMNXYQQERRKFQKNLPIEEHAQHYGLMHNNIFVRFHDPAINHFYNSRLIQAMLFGQKLIVDCGYDQNMTRRENSNTAKQLMYLFSENRMHKEPFDLHYTNLKKESEIEVALHKYIPPIYEKDFPLNIYQQSYLDLFPKEKLVYLTPHCREEMTEFDLDAIYIIGAIVDKTNHEPISLAKAKREGLKMLKFPLDRYLSWGSGSGKSLTINQCAAILLDLKATGDWNYAFRHVPRRKLVESETQVSFKPPRKDNNGFSYNQPPRSKESWRPKNSDTKLNRSNIRSLFDE from the exons atgtatgttttgaAAAGAACTTTCCTACTTTCCACTGCATTTTCGAAAAGGACATTATACAATTCATTGCGAGTGCCTCCAATAGCAGAATTGCATACTGGATTTCATTCCTTTCTAACAAGGCAATTTTCATCAAATGCCGAAGAGCAAG TTCAACAAGATGATGAATATCTTTCTCAAGACGCCATAGACTCTATAACGAAAGGCGATAAAGAACTGGAACACAAATTAAAAGTCATAATGCTAGAAACTGATGTTCTTCGTCAAGAGGGCAGGTTAGTCCCCCCAAATGAATTTATGAAACCGGAACTATGggcaaatttattaaaactatccAGTCGGAATGCCAGGAAAAACTACCTGGATTTTCTCTTCAAGCTGCatataaaaaagcaaaatttgcgg aaaaaagaaaacaacatGAATTAATATCAGCAGGAAAGGaggaaattccaaaaaaatttgcCTATTGAAGAGCACGCTCAACATTACGGGCTGATGCACAATAACATTTTTGTTAGGTTTCATGATCCTGCCATTAATCACTTTTATAACAGCAGGCTGATTCAAGCTATGTTATTTGGTCAAAAGTTAATCGTTGACTGTGGATATGATCAAAATATGACTAGACGAGAAAACAGCAATACAGCAAAACAGTTAATGTACCTTTTCTCTGAAAATAGAATGCATAAAG AACCATTTGACCTCCATTATACTAATCTAAAAAAAGAAAGTGAAATTGAAGTAGCATTACACAAGTACATACCACCAATCTATGAGAAGGATTTTCCTTTAAACATCTATCAACAAAGTTACTTAGATCTATTCCCGAAAGAAAAATTGGTGTATTTAACACCTCACTGTAGAGAAGAAATGACCGAATTTGATCTTGATGCTATCTACATCATAGGAGCCATTGTTGATAAG ACCAATCACGAACCTATTTCGTTGGCGAAAGCGAAACGTGAAGGCTTGAAAATGCTAAAGTTTCCCCTAGACAGATATTTATCGTGGGGCTCCGGATCAGGCAAAAGCCTAACGATAAATCAGTGTGCGGCAATTCTTCTAGATCTTAAAGCTACTGGAGACTGGAATTATGCTTTTAGGCACGTACCTAGAAGGAAACTTGTGGAGTCTGAGACTCAAGTCAGTTTCAAGCCTCCAAGAAAGGACAATAATGGATTTTCTTACAATCAGCCCCCTCGAAGTAAAGAATCTTGGAGGCCTAAAAATTCTGATACAAAACTTAATAGGTCTAATATAAGGAGTTTATTTGACGAATAA